A genomic window from Populus alba chromosome 19, ASM523922v2, whole genome shotgun sequence includes:
- the LOC118056529 gene encoding G-type lectin S-receptor-like serine/threonine-protein kinase At1g34300, which yields MKTQNLLFYLLLFFCTTATSQTTIQPGTTLSASNPNKTWSSPNNTFYIGFSQVGFSSSYTLTINYNGGVPIWTAGNATTTVDSKGSFQFLSSGNLRLLNGSGAIVWDSNTDRLGVTTASLDDLGNLVLKNGTFFVWSSFDNPTDTIVPNQTFTVNQGLRSGSYSFRFLSTGNLTLRWNDNIVYWNKGLNSSVDANLTSPALGLQPNGILTIFDVALTSGSYIVAYSNDYAEGSTRLRFLRLEKDGNFRMYSTDIGSGTATMVWSALTDQCEIFGYCGNMGICSYNELSSSLSPTCGCPSENFEPVDVNDSRQGCKRKVEIESCVGSATMLVLDNVKFLTYLPETVSQGFFVGISACRLNCLSQSSCIASTSLSDGTGLCYLKNQGFISGYQNPALPSTSYVKICGPAQPNPPPGVQIAEKSKSSRLRVWVVLVVVVITLLGLIAVEGGLWWWCCRNSPKFGSLSAQYALLEYASGAPVQFSYKELQHSTKEFKEKLGAGGFGAVYKGVLDNRTVVAVKQLEGIEQGEKQFRMEVATISSTHHLNLIRLIGFCSEGRHRLLVYDFMKNGSLDNFLFTSEEQSGRLLNWEQRFNIALGTARGITYLHEECRDCIVHCDIKPENILLDENYNAKVSDFGLAKLINPEDHRYRTLVSVRGTRGYLAPEWIANLPITSKSDIYSYGMVLLEIVSGRRNYEVSSETNRKKFSVWACEEFEKGDVNAILDQRLTHQDLDLDQVTRAIQVSFWCIQEQPSQRPTMGKVVQMLEGISEIERPPAPKTITEGSFGGSNVSASSNVSALSTFEVSAPALSSSSSYQTIGISPLASVRNIGSTSSLLHSDSN from the coding sequence atgaAAACTCAAAATCTCCTCTTCTATCTACTTCTCTTCTTCTGCACTACAGCAACATCACAAACAACGATCCAACCAGGCACCACTCTATCAGCTTCAAACCCAAACAAAACCTGGTCATCACCAAACAACACATTCTACATTGGATTTTCCCAAGtgggcttctcttcttcttacaCCTTAACCATCAACTACAATGGTGGTGTCCCAATTTGGACAGCAGGCAATGCCACCACCACAGTTGACTCAAAGGGTTCCTTTCAGTTCCTGTCCTCCGGCAACCTCCGCCTCCTTAACGGCTCTGGCGCCATCGTTTGGGACTCTAACACTGATCGACTTGGTGTCACCACTGCTTCACTTGATGATTTGGGTAATTTAGTGTTAAAGAATGgaactttttttgtttggtcTTCATTTGATAACCCAACTGATACGATAGTGCCTAATCAAACTTTTACTGTGAATCAAGGTTTAAGATCTGGGTCTTATTCTTTTAGGTTTCTTAGTACTGGAAATCTCACTTTGAGATGGAATGATAATATAGTATATTGGAATAAAGGGTTGAACTCTTCTGTTGATGCTAATTTGACTTCACCTGCTTTGGGGTTGCAACCAAATGGGATTTTGACAATTTTTGATGTTGCTTTAACAAGTGGGTCATATATTGTGGCATATAGTAATGATTATGCTGAAGGGAGCACAAGGTTGAGGTTTCTGAGGTTAGAAAAAGATGGGAACTTTAGGATGTATAGCACTGATATAGGTAGCGGAACTGCAACTATGGTATGGTCTGCTTTGACTGATCAATGTGAGATTTTTGGTTATTGTGGGAATATGGGGATTTGTAGTTATAATGAGTTGAGTTCGAGTTTGAGTCCGACTTGTGGTTGTCCATCTGAGAATTTTGAGCCTGTTGATGTGAATGATAGTAGACAAGGGTGTAAAAGAAAAGTTGAGATTGAGAGTTGTGTGGGGAGTGCTACCATGTTGGTGTTAGATAATGTGAAATTCTTGACTTATCTGCCTGAGACAGTATCTCAGGGTTTCTTCGTGGGGATATCAGCTTGTAGGTTGAATTGTCTTTCTCAAAGTTCTTGTATTGCTTCAACATCTTTGTCGGATGGAACTGGCTTGTGTTACCTGAAAAATCAAGGTTTTATTAGTGGATATCAGAATCCAGCGCTTCCCAGTACTTCATATGTGAAAATTTGTGGGCCAGCACAACCAAACCCTCCACCTGGTGTGCAGATTGCGGAGAAGAGCAAAAGTTCGAGATTGCGTGTCTGggttgttcttgttgttgttgtgattACCCTTTTGGGTTTGATTGCTGTGGAGGGTGGTCTGTGGTGGTGGTGTTGTAGAAACAGTCCCAAGTTTGGCAGTTTGTCAGCTCAGTATGCACTACTGGAGTATGCATCCGGTGCTCCAGTGCAGTTCTCATATAAGGAGCTGCAGCATTCGACAAAAGAGTTTAAAGAGAAGCTTGGAGCAGGAGGGTTTGGAGCTGTTTACAAAGGGGTTCTAGATAATAGAACAGTTGTTGCAGTGAAGCAACTTGAGGGAATTGAACAGGGTGAGAAACAGTTCAGGATGGAGGTTGCAACTATTAGCAGCACTCACCATTTGAATTTGATCAGATTGATTGGTTTTTGCTCAGAGGGTCGTCATAGGCTGTTGGtttatgattttatgaaaaACGGGTCTCTTGATAATTTCCTTTTCACTTCAGAAGAGCAGTCAGGAAGATTGTTGAATTGGGAGCAGAGGTTTAACATTGCCCTTGGGACTGCAAGAGGAATCACGTATCTTCACGAGGAATGTCGAGACTGCATTGTTCACTGTGACATCAAGCCAGAAAACATTCTCTTGGATGAGAACTACAATGCCAAGGTGTCTGACTTTGGTCTTGCAAAGCTTATAAATCCCGAGGATCACAGATATAGGACACTGGTCAGTGTTAGAGGGACAAGAGGATATTTGGCACCAGAGTGGATTGCAAATCTTCCAATAACTTCCAAATCTGATATCTACAGTTATGGGATGGTTTTGTTGGAGATAGTGAGTGGCAGAAGGAACTATGAAGTCTCATCAGAGACAAACCGTAAAAAGTTCTCTGTCTGGGCATGCGAAGAGTTTGAGAAGGGTGATGTTAATGCAATTTTGGACCAAAGGCTTACACACCAAGATTTGGATCTGGATCAAGTGACAAGGGCTATTCAAGTGAGCTTTTGGTGCATCCAGGAGCAACCATCTCAAAGGCCAACGATGGGGAAAGTGGTGCAGATGCTGGAAGGAATTTCTGAGATTGAGAGACCACCAGCTCCAAAGACAATAACAGAAGGTTCTTTTGGTGGAAGTAATGTAAGTGCGAGTAGCAATGTCAGTGCTCTCTCGACTTTTGAGGTTTCAGCACCCGCCCTCTCATCTTCCTCATCATATCAGACTATAGGAATTTCACCTTTAGCTTCAGTAAGAAATATAGGGAGCACTTCATCACTGCTGCATTCAGACTCAAACTGA